The genomic segment AATCGCGTCCCAGCAGGCACGCTTTAAGCTGCTCCTGCTCTTCCTTGCGTCCAGACAGCGATTCCTCGAACAGCCCGTTCAGGAAGCCGACATGGCCAATAGCGATCTTGAACCGTTTTACACCGGCTGCCTTCAAGGAGGCTATAGCGAGCGCCACAACCTCTGCATCCGCATCAGCCGAAGCATCGCCAACAAGCTCTACGCCCGTCTGGAAAAATTCAGCCTCTCGGCCCGCTTCCTCTTCAATTGCACGATACACATTCGCATGGTACGACAATCGCAGCGGGAATGGAGACTCCTTCAATAGCGAGGACACTACACGCGCAATAGGTGCTGTCATATCCGAACGCAGCACGAGCGTAGTTCCACGGTTGTTGAGCAGCTTGAACAGCTTTTGATCAGAGGTAGAGCTTGCTACCCCTACAGTGTCGTAATATTCCATAGTTGGCGTAATGATTTGCTCATAGCCCCAGCCCTGCATGCAGGCAAGAGCGGCATGCTCAATTCGGCGAAGCTTTGCAACAGCTTCTGGAAGATAATCTTTAACACCAATCGGTTTCTCAAATACTTTTGGTTTGGACATCTATTTTCACCCACAATTTACTTTAGTATGTTAACGCGTTGCCATATTAGCGATCTGCCAAAATAAAGAACCTAGTCGTTATGGTAACATGAAGCTTCTACTCCGTCAAGATTAGAGCTTTCCTTGTCCGGCTCCTCAACGATTACGATTCAAAATGAAGCTGCCAAGGTAGAGGAGAAGTGCTGCTAAGACGAAAAGCGCTTCTCTCAGCATCTCAACATAAATAAAGCTGATGCTCATTATGGGCACCAGCTTCATTCGTGCAGCATTACCAGATTTAGCTGTGATCCGCTGAGCGGTTCCCCTTTCCAATATCCCGAATCGGATTCCCGCCAACGAAAGCATGGGCTGGCACATCCTTGTAAACAACTGAGCCAGCGGCTACAACCGCATGATCGCCAATCGTTACGCCCGGTAAAATCGTCGTATTGGCGCCAATCATGACGTTCGCCCCTATTTTCACATCTCCAAGCCGGTATTCGCGAATTAAATATTCATGCGTAAGAATCGTCGTGTTGTATCCGATAATCGTATTATCCCCAACCTCAATCCGTTCCGGAAAAAAAACATCCACCATCACCATTAACGCGAAAGCGGTATGCTGACCGACCTTCATGCCGAGCACACGGCGGTAGATTATATTTTTGACCGGCAAAATCGGACAATAACGGGCCAGCTGAATGAATATGAAATTTCGAACCGCCTTAAAGCGGCTGACCGTGCGATAGACCTGCCAGAGCGCATTAGGTCCCTCTACCGGATAACGTTCGACATTACGCAAATTATCTCCGCTCCAATCCTGCGAAAGCGTACAGCTCCCGCATATCATCAATGACATACTGGGCACCAGAATCTCTAAGCAGCTGTGCTCCCTTCATCGACCAGGCCACACCAACAGGCAAAGCGCCAGCCGCCTCAGCGGATAAAATATCGACCGAGCTGTCGCCCAGCATCAATGTCGTCGCCGGATCTGCACCAAGCGCAGCAATAGCCATGCTGACAGGCTCTGGATGCGGCTTCGGATTTGTGACATCATCGATGGTCACGATCGTGTCGATATAGTCGCTCAAGCCGACATATTTCAAGCCTCGTTCTGTCGTCAGACGCATTTTCGTCGTTACAATCCCAATCTGGATACCTTGTTCATGCAAATTTTTAATGACCTCTACAACATAGTCGAAAGGCTTCACGTATTCATCATGCAGGCGAAGGTTTACTTCGCGATAAGCCGCTACCAGATGCGTAACATCCTCCAGCCCCGAAAACTGCTGCATTTGCATCGTCAAAGGCTGTCCCATGCTTGGAATAATATGCTCTCTGGAGAAATCCGCCGGAACGACACCTTTCAGCGCATCCAGAAACGAGCGGATAATCAGTTCATTCGTATCGATAATGGTACCATCCAAATCAAACAGCATCGTTTTTATGTTGCCTAGCACATCTGTCTCCTCCTAAATCCGCTTTAAAACTTCTCTATAAGCCTTACAAAAAGTCTTACAAAAACATAACGGCTACTGCCTTCAAGAAGGCAATAGCTCGTCTTATGTCCATTTAACTTCCGCCGTTACGCTTTTGGAACATCATCCGTGGCAATAGCCGCATGCTCCACCTTCGTGGAGACGATTGGATCGGAATAATGCTCTTTGGCAGCTCCTGTTTTGCGGCGAATAACGATAAACGCAATGGCGCCAACAATAAGCAGAAGCGCAAGCAGCTGTGAAATTCTCAGATTGCCGTAAGCCGGGTCCAAGTAACCAGGCTGGAACAAAATCGTCATTGGCGACCAAAGAGCGTCAACAAGGTTCACGAGCCAATTAGGGCCATGGAAGGCCAGGCTGTCTGTACGCACCATTTCAATGTAGAAGCGGCCGAGGGAATACCAGATGAAATAGCTCGCCAGCAATTCGCCCGCACGCAGGAAGCGTTGACGGCGCAGTACGCAAAGCAGAAGGATACCTACAAGGCTCCACAGCGATTCGTACAAAAAGGCCGGGTGATGGAAGACGCCATTCACGTTCATTTGATTCACAATAAAATTAGGCAGGTGAAGCGTATCACGAAGGAAGCTTTCCTCTACCGGACCGCCATATGCCTCCTGATTCATAAAGTTGCCCCAACGGCCAATCATTTGGCCGGCAAGCAGCCCTGGAACGCACACATCGGCGAGTCTCAAGAAGCTGTAGCCCTTATAACGGAAGTAGAAGAACCCGCATAGAAAGGCACCGATCAGCGCGCCATAAATGGCTATGCCGCCTTCCCAAATTTTAAACACGTCGAGCGGGTTCGCTTTATAATCTTCCCATTTGAAGGCAACATAATAAATCCGGGCACAAATCACGGCAGAAGGAACGCCAAGCAGCAGCATATCCATAAAGAAATCCGGCTTAATACCAAAGCGTTTGCCCTCTTGTATCGCCAGCAGCAAGCCTACCAAGGCAGCTGTGCCGAGAATAATGCCGTACCAACGTACAGTTAGGGGACCCAGTGAAAAAGCAATCGGGTCAATTAGCGATGTAAGCATCTTTTATTAGCTCCTTTATATCAATCGTAATCATCCGCATCTTCAGCAATCGTTTCCGTCAGCTTATTAGTAAACTGCAGCGCAGCATTATAGCCCATCCGCTTCAATCTGAAGTTCATAGCCGCCACCTCAATAATAACTGCAAGGTTGCGTCCCGGCCTTACAGGCACAGTTACAAGCGGCACATCGGTATCAATGATCCGCGTCTTCTCTTCATCCAGTCCCAGACGGTCATATTGCTTATCCTGCTGCCAATTCTCAAGCTTGATGACTAACGTAATCCGCTTCTGTGTACGAACGGCACCCGCGCCAAACAGCGTCATTACATTAATAATGCCCAAGCCGCGAATCTCCAGCAAATGACGGATCAATTCCGGTGCTGTGCCGTGAAGCTGGCTGTCAGACGTCTGTCTAATCTCAACCGCATCATCGGCAACGAGGCGATGCCCGCGCTTTACAAGCTCAAGCGCAGTTTCGCTCTTGCCAATACCGCTGCCGCCAGTGATGAGCATGCCCACCCCATATACGTCTACCAGAACACCATGAATAGTTGCGGTAGGCGCAAGCTTTTTCTCCAGAAAATCCGTAATCCGGCTCGTCAAAATCGTAGTTGCCACATGGCTGCCAAGCACAGGAATATTTGTTTTATTCGAATAAGCAATCAGCTCATCCGGCGGTTCTAGTCCACGGGTCAAAATAATACAAGGCGTGTCTGAATGGCACAGACGCTCCATACGCAGCCTGCGCTCCTCTGATGTCAGCGTGCTGAGAAACGTAATTTCCGTTTTCCCTAACAGCTGTACCCGCTCACTCGGAAAATAATCAAAGTATCCGGCCATTTCAAGCCCCGGACGATACAGGTCATCAACCGTAATCGCACGCTTCAGGCCTTCCTCACCCGATATGATTTCCAACGAAAAATGCTGCACTAATTCTGATACTTTCACTTTCTTAGGCATAGCATGGCCTCCTTATATCACAACAGCGTATGTAAGCTAATTACCATTGACTTCATCGTATAGGAAAAAAGCGCCGAAAGCAATGTCTTCCCGCTTTCTGACGCTCAAATTGACGTTCAATTGCATGATAAGATTCACATATTTATTCCCAGTGGAATAACAAAGAGCTGTTGGACGAATCCAACAGCTCTCTTATGAAATCTATAATGGCTTTAGCAATTAGTTTTCGAAAATGTTAAGCTCGGACTCTGTGTCGAACAGGTGAACTTTGTTCATGTCCAGAGCAAGTTTAACTGTCAGTCCATCACGCAGAGCGGAACGTCCGTCTACACGTGCGATAACTGTGTCTGTGCCAATACCGTTCAGGTACAGGTACATTTCGTGACCCAGGTTCTCTGCAACTTCGATCGAAGCGTTAACGATCGTGTTAGGCGAAGCTTCCAGGAATACTGGCTCTTCATGAAGATCTTCTGGACGAATACCCAAGATCACATCTTTGCCGATGTAGCCTTTGGAACGAAGTGTAGCAGCTTTGCCTTCAGGCACAACTACATCTACGCCAGTCGATTTGAAGCGAACAGTACCGCCTTGATCCGTCAATGCACCTTTAATGAAGTTCATGGAAGGAGCACCGATGAAGCCAGCAACGAAAATGTTAACTGGGTGGTTGTAAAGCACTTCTGGAGAAGCTGTTTGTTGAATAAAGCCATCTTTCATAACAACAATGCGATCACCCATCGTCATAGCTTCGATTTGGTCATGCGTTACATAGATTGTTGTTGTTTCAAGACGTTTAGTCAGCTTGGAAATTTCAGCACGCATTTGACCACGAAGTTTCGCATCCAAGTTGGAAAGCGGCTCATCCATCAAGAATACTTGCGGCTCACGAACGATCGCACGACCAAGAGCGACACGTTGACGTTGACCACCGGAAAGAGCTTTCGGTTTACGGTCAAGCAAATGCTCGATATCTAGAATTTTAGCAGCTTCACGAACGCGTTTGTCGATGTCTGCTTTTTTGAATTTACGAAGTTTCAAACCAAAAGCCATGTTTTGGTATACGTTCATATGCGGGTAAAGAGCGTAAGATTGGAATACCATTGCGATATCGCGATCTTTAGGAGCTACGTCATTAACAAGACGCTCGCCAATAAACAATTTACCTTCGGAAATTTCTTCAAGACCTGCAATCATACGAAGAGTTGTCGATTTACCACAACCGGATGGACCTACAAGCACTAGAAATTCTTTGTCCTTGATATCTAAGTTAACGTCAGTTACCGATGCTTTATCAGAACCCGGGTATTTTTTGTAAATGCCTTCTAAACGTACGCCTGCCATGTGAATTTCCCCCTAAAAGAAATTTTCTTATAGGACTATCTTATCCCACATGCAGTCAGATGACTATGCACAAACTTTACAAAAAAACTAATGTCTTTTCGTAACTTTGTACAATAGCAATATAATTTTGACTAAGACGGCATCCCGAAACTGTCGTACATCCAGCCCCGTCTCCTGTTTTAGCTTGTCCAAACGGTACAATAACGTATTGCGGTGGATATAAAGCTTCTTCGCGGTTTCGCTTACATTACAGTCCAGTGAGAAGAAGGTTTCGAGTGTTGCGAGCATTTCTGCCTCTACGAAAAGCTCCGTACGTTTTAGCGATTGCTCCAAATATCGGGCCCGCTGGCTCTCCGGTATACTATTCAGCAGGCGCTCCAGTTGCAAATTCCATGGAAAATGAATATTGCTTCCAACATGGAATTTCCGCCCCAAATTAATCGTTTCGCGCAGCGCAGCCGTCGTCTCTACGATGCCCTTCGCCGGTCTAATCGGATGGGACACCGCCAGATGGCATTCGCCAATCCACTCGCTGGCAAGCATCTCATGCAGCCCCAGACAGATGGAAGCCAGATTATCCTCCACCGACTCTTCATCATCGTCATCAAACACCTCTGAATCCGCTTCCTTAAGCAGCGATACCGGACCCCAAATAAGCCATTCCTGCTCCCGAAGCGGTATTAATAAAATTTCCTCGGCGAGAAAGGAACGAAGCAGCTTCTCCAGCTCCACGTACGCTGCTTGCTTCGTATTTGAATATTCCGTTACTAATAAAAAAGGAATCATATCCGCGAACAGCTTGCCACCCGCGGTCAAGTGATCCGGCATCGATTGCCCCGGCTCGCCTGATTCGAACTGCTCCTGAATCCACTCGCCGATGCTGCGAGCTGTTTTCTCGCTTTCTGTCAGCTTGCCAGCCGCTTTATCGTGTGCCGGCCTTGTTTCATTCCAGCGCAGCATTAGGCTCAGTAAATCCAGCGTGCTCTCCTCAAAGCGGCTGCCCTCTATTTCCAAAACCTCTATTTCATGCTCGTCTACTCTGACGGCTACCCACATCTTATCCTCGCGTTGGACGCGTTGTCCTTCCAAAGCTAAGCTGCGCCCATGCTCCTCCGCCTGCAGGTAGTGATTTTTCTCTGCTATATCATTCCATTCGGACAATTGCATTTTTACTAGACGAACTGGACAGTCCAAAATGCGCTCCAGCGGTTTCAACCATTCTGTCGTGCTCATTTTCTGCTATCTCCTATCGCAAGCCTCACGAATGAACGCTTTTTCTCGTCATTGTAACATATTGGAGGAGGGAATTCAGCCCATGACCAGCAAAAGGATGATCGACAGCATAGAGAACAAAGCCGCAATTAAATATAGAAAAGATACGGTTTGCACCTGGTTTAATCCCCATTTCATCAGGGCATGATGCGTATGCAGTTTGTCCGCATGGTGAAGTCCTTTGCCGCGAGCGAGCCGCCGCAGCATGACAATGGAAGTATCCATAATAGGCAAACCCAGCGCCAGTAACGGAACAAGCACGGTAATGAAGGTTGCCTTCTTGAAAGCCCCGTCTACTGCTACAACAGCAAGCGTATAGCCAAGAAATGTGGCTCCCGCATCTCCCATAAAAATCCTTGCCGGATAAAAATTAAACAGCAGAAAGCCTAGGCATGCCCCGCCTACAATCGCCGCTAAAATCGCCGTCTCAGCTTGTCCTTTGACCAGCGCAGTAATAAACAGCGTTATTGCCGATAACACGCATACGCCAGATGCCAGCCCATCAACCCCATCCATGAAATTAATCATGTTGATAAGAGCGAATATCCAGATCGACGTCCCAAGCCAAGCTACCCAATGCGGGAGAAAAAAGAACATCCCCGAAGCAGGGTTTGTCACCCCTGCGATTTGAATATGGAACCACAGCGGCAGCGTAGACACCACACCATAAACAAGTACTCTGGGCCAGACAGGAAAATCCCTTCCCTCCGCTTTTGCTTTATCATCTAATAAACCGATGGTAACAAGCACCGCGCCCCCTGCCGCAATCGTCCAGCTTAATGACGTCATCCCCTGAAATGCAATAATCGTAACCGTACACGCCACATAAATCGCTATGCCACCGAGCAAGGGAATCGGCTGCCGATGAATTTTTCGCGCATTCGGCCGATCCATAATACCATATTGCAAGGCGAGCCTTCTTACAATCGGAACCATTACACTTACAATCGCCAAACTTATAAAAGCCGCCAACCCATAGAACATCTTAGACGGACCCCTTTGCATCGCTAATCAGCTTGTTTCCGCCTATTGTTCCCTAATGAGCAAAAAATCATGAACCGTTTTCGTAAATGTCATTGACGCCGAAAAGATTGCAATGTTAAGATTAAACAAAGTTATCTTATCGGAATAAATATATATACAACAGAGGAGCGATTTTCATGTCAACGATTGTCATCATTTCGGGCAGCCCTAATCCTGGTTCCCGTCTAACCGGCATTACCCAATATATCGAACAGCAGCTCAACAGCCAAAATGTAAAGGTCAGCCATATTACAGTCGCTTCGCTGCCAGCGGAAAATCTGATTAACGCCCGTTTCGACAGTCCAGCCATTAAGGAAGCAACAGCCTTGGTTGAAAATGCGGGTGCCGTTATTATCGCAAGTCCAGTCTATAAAGCCTCATTCACTGGTGTTCTTAAAACCTTCCTTGATCTATTGCCGCAAAAGGGCTTGGAAGGGAAAATCATTACGCCATTTTTCATTGGAGGGTCACTGGCCCATCTGCTATCTATTGATTACTCCCTGAAGCCTGTGCTTGCATCTATGGGGGCCAAGCATTTTGCCAGCGGCGTCTATGCGGTAGACTCTCAAATCGCCCGTGTGCAATTGGAAGATGGATCTGCCGGGTTTGAGCTGAATGATGAATTAAAGCTTCGACTCGACGCCTCTCTAACTGAACTACAGGCTGAATTAAAGCTTCGCTCCTAATAAAATTCATACAAAAAAGGCTAGGTACAGGTGTAATCACCATGACCTAGCCTTTTATTCTCATATAAACAAAAAAAATTCACAGATTATCTTCTGTAAATTAGCTTTTAAAAAAATGGTGAGTCATGTAGGATTCGAACCTACGACACCCTGATTAAAAGTCAGGTGCTCTACCAGCTGAGCTAATGACTCTCGATGTGAAAGAAATGGTGGAGGGCGATGGATTCGAACCACCGAACCCGAAGGAACAGATTTACAGTCTGCCGCGTTTAGCCACTTCGCTAGCCCTCCATAAAAATGGTGGCTCGGGACGGAATCGAACCGCCGACACGAGGATTTTCAGTCCTCTGCTCTACCGACTGAGCTACCGAGCCGTATAACGAAAAGAAAATGGCGGAGCTGACGAGATTCGAACTCGCGGTCTCCTGCGTGACAGGCAGGCATGTTAGGCCTCTACACCACAGCTCCATAAATTATTGCTTAAAAATTGGTTGCGGGGGCAGGATTTGAACCTGCGGCCTTCGGGTTATGAGCCCGACGAGCTACCGGGCTGCTCCACCCCGCGTCATTGTAAAACATATATGGTGGAGGCTGAGGGGATCGAACCCCCGACCCTCTGCTTGTAAGGCAGATGCTCTCCCAGCTGAGCTAAGCCTCCGAAAATATGGTAGCGGCGAAGGGGATCGAACCCCCGACCTCACGGGTATGAACCGTACGCTCTAGCCAGCTGAGCTACACCGCCACATTTTCCCGATAACTTACATTGCGTACCTCGGGATGTACTGCAATATCAACGTGAATTGCACGCTGAAAACTGGATGCGAAAGACAAGTCATGAAACGTTAGCGTGTTGTTTAGGATAAGCCCTCGACCGATTAGTATTCGTCAGCTGCACGCATTGCTGCGCTTCCACCCCGAACCTATCAACCTCGTCGTCTTCAAGGGGTCTTACTAATTGGGAAATCTCATCTTGAGGGGGGCTTCGCGCTTAGATGCTTTCAGCGCTTATCCCGTCCGTACTTGGCTACCCAGCGGTGCTCCTGGCGGAACAACTGGTACACCAGCGGTACGTCCATCCCGGTCCTCTCGTACTAAGGACAGCTCCTCTCAAATTTCCTGCGCCCGCGACAGATAGGGACCGAACTGTCTCACGACGTTCTGAACCCAGCTCGCGTACCGCTTTAATGGGCGAACAGCCCAACCCTTGGGACCTACTTCAGCCCCAGGATGCGATGAGCCGACATCGAGGTGCCAAACCTCCCCGTCGATGTGGACTCTTGGGGGAGATAAGCCTGTTATCCCCAGGGTAGCTTTTATCCGTTGAGCGATGGCCCTTCCATTCGGTACCACCGGATCACTAAGCCCGACTTTCGTCCCTGCTCGACTTGTAGGTCTCGCAGTCAAGCTCCCTTATGCCTTTGCACTCTCCGAATGATTTCCAACCATTCTGAGGGAACCTTTGGGCGCCTCCGTTACATTTTAGGAGGCGACCGCCCCAGTCAAACTGTCCACCTGACACGGTCCCCGAACCAGTTTCATGGTCCTAGGTTAGAACTCCGATACGATCAGGGTGGTATCCCAACGTCGCCTCCACACAAGCTGGCGCTCATGCTTCAATGGCTCCCACCTATCCTGTACAGATCGTACCAAAGTTCAATATCAAGTTACAGTAAAGCTCCATGGGGTCTTTCCGTCTTGTCGCGGGTAACCTGCATCTTCACAGGTATTAAAATTTCACCGGATCTCTCGTTGAGACAGCGCCCAAGTCGTTACGCCATTCGTGCGGGTCAGAATTTACCTGACAAGGAATTTCGCTACCTTAGGACCGTTATAGTTACGGCCGCCGTTTACTGGGGCTTCGGTTCACAGCTTCGGATTGCTCCTAACCGCTCCCCTTAACCTTCCAGCACCGGGCAGGCGTCAGCCCGTATACTTCGCCTTACGGCTTCGCACAGACCTGTGTTTTTGCTAAACAGTCGCTTGGGCCTTTTCACTGCGACCCCCTCGGGCTATTCACCCTACCGAGGTACCCCTTCTCCCGAAGTTACGGGGTCATTTTGCCGAGTTCCTTAACGAGAGTTCTTCCGCGCGCCTTAGCATGCTCTGCTCGCCTACCTGTGTCGGTTTGCGGTACGGGCACCTTCACCTGGCTAGAGACTTTTCTCGGCAGCCGGAGTACATGACCTTCGCTACTGTAATTTTCGCTCCCCATCACAGCCCAGCCTTACGAT from the Paenibacillus sp. BIHB 4019 genome contains:
- a CDS encoding MraY family glycosyltransferase encodes the protein MFYGLAAFISLAIVSVMVPIVRRLALQYGIMDRPNARKIHRQPIPLLGGIAIYVACTVTIIAFQGMTSLSWTIAAGGAVLVTIGLLDDKAKAEGRDFPVWPRVLVYGVVSTLPLWFHIQIAGVTNPASGMFFFLPHWVAWLGTSIWIFALINMINFMDGVDGLASGVCVLSAITLFITALVKGQAETAILAAIVGGACLGFLLFNFYPARIFMGDAGATFLGYTLAVVAVDGAFKKATFITVLVPLLALGLPIMDTSIVMLRRLARGKGLHHADKLHTHHALMKWGLNQVQTVSFLYLIAALFSMLSIILLLVMG
- the hprK gene encoding HPr(Ser) kinase/phosphatase, coding for MPKKVKVSELVQHFSLEIISGEEGLKRAITVDDLYRPGLEMAGYFDYFPSERVQLLGKTEITFLSTLTSEERRLRMERLCHSDTPCIILTRGLEPPDELIAYSNKTNIPVLGSHVATTILTSRITDFLEKKLAPTATIHGVLVDVYGVGMLITGGSGIGKSETALELVKRGHRLVADDAVEIRQTSDSQLHGTAPELIRHLLEIRGLGIINVMTLFGAGAVRTQKRITLVIKLENWQQDKQYDRLGLDEEKTRIIDTDVPLVTVPVRPGRNLAVIIEVAAMNFRLKRMGYNAALQFTNKLTETIAEDADDYD
- the ssuE gene encoding NADPH-dependent FMN reductase — its product is MSTIVIISGSPNPGSRLTGITQYIEQQLNSQNVKVSHITVASLPAENLINARFDSPAIKEATALVENAGAVIIASPVYKASFTGVLKTFLDLLPQKGLEGKIITPFFIGGSLAHLLSIDYSLKPVLASMGAKHFASGVYAVDSQIARVQLEDGSAGFELNDELKLRLDASLTELQAELKLRS
- the lgt gene encoding prolipoprotein diacylglyceryl transferase, which gives rise to MLTSLIDPIAFSLGPLTVRWYGIILGTAALVGLLLAIQEGKRFGIKPDFFMDMLLLGVPSAVICARIYYVAFKWEDYKANPLDVFKIWEGGIAIYGALIGAFLCGFFYFRYKGYSFLRLADVCVPGLLAGQMIGRWGNFMNQEAYGGPVEESFLRDTLHLPNFIVNQMNVNGVFHHPAFLYESLWSLVGILLLCVLRRQRFLRAGELLASYFIWYSLGRFYIEMVRTDSLAFHGPNWLVNLVDALWSPMTILFQPGYLDPAYGNLRISQLLALLLIVGAIAFIVIRRKTGAAKEHYSDPIVSTKVEHAAIATDDVPKA
- the ugpC gene encoding sn-glycerol-3-phosphate ABC transporter ATP-binding protein UgpC produces the protein MAGVRLEGIYKKYPGSDKASVTDVNLDIKDKEFLVLVGPSGCGKSTTLRMIAGLEEISEGKLFIGERLVNDVAPKDRDIAMVFQSYALYPHMNVYQNMAFGLKLRKFKKADIDKRVREAAKILDIEHLLDRKPKALSGGQRQRVALGRAIVREPQVFLMDEPLSNLDAKLRGQMRAEISKLTKRLETTTIYVTHDQIEAMTMGDRIVVMKDGFIQQTASPEVLYNHPVNIFVAGFIGAPSMNFIKGALTDQGGTVRFKSTGVDVVVPEGKAATLRSKGYIGKDVILGIRPEDLHEEPVFLEASPNTIVNASIEVAENLGHEMYLYLNGIGTDTVIARVDGRSALRDGLTVKLALDMNKVHLFDTESELNIFEN
- a CDS encoding helix-turn-helix domain-containing protein — translated: MSTTEWLKPLERILDCPVRLVKMQLSEWNDIAEKNHYLQAEEHGRSLALEGQRVQREDKMWVAVRVDEHEIEVLEIEGSRFEESTLDLLSLMLRWNETRPAHDKAAGKLTESEKTARSIGEWIQEQFESGEPGQSMPDHLTAGGKLFADMIPFLLVTEYSNTKQAAYVELEKLLRSFLAEEILLIPLREQEWLIWGPVSLLKEADSEVFDDDDEESVEDNLASICLGLHEMLASEWIGECHLAVSHPIRPAKGIVETTAALRETINLGRKFHVGSNIHFPWNLQLERLLNSIPESQRARYLEQSLKRTELFVEAEMLATLETFFSLDCNVSETAKKLYIHRNTLLYRLDKLKQETGLDVRQFRDAVLVKIILLLYKVTKRH
- the ppaX gene encoding pyrophosphatase PpaX, whose protein sequence is MLGNIKTMLFDLDGTIIDTNELIIRSFLDALKGVVPADFSREHIIPSMGQPLTMQMQQFSGLEDVTHLVAAYREVNLRLHDEYVKPFDYVVEVIKNLHEQGIQIGIVTTKMRLTTERGLKYVGLSDYIDTIVTIDDVTNPKPHPEPVSMAIAALGADPATTLMLGDSSVDILSAEAAGALPVGVAWSMKGAQLLRDSGAQYVIDDMRELYAFAGLERR
- a CDS encoding acyltransferase; its protein translation is MRNVERYPVEGPNALWQVYRTVSRFKAVRNFIFIQLARYCPILPVKNIIYRRVLGMKVGQHTAFALMVMVDVFFPERIEVGDNTIIGYNTTILTHEYLIREYRLGDVKIGANVMIGANTTILPGVTIGDHAVVAAGSVVYKDVPAHAFVGGNPIRDIGKGNRSADHS